From one Humulus lupulus chromosome 8, drHumLupu1.1, whole genome shotgun sequence genomic stretch:
- the LOC133798015 gene encoding trehalose-phosphate phosphatase A gives MDIKSNHTVPVLTDPAPLSKSRLGVHSNLFSYSPPGAAFSPSLLLTIPRKKTGVLDDVRSSSWLDAMKASSPPHRKINCINNDSPTYDVDFAYRTWMAKHPSALKSFEQITNMAKGKRIALFLDYDGTLSPIVDNPDFAFMSDAMRAAVKKVAKYFPTAIISGRSRDKVFKFVGLTELYYAGSHGMEIMSPVEQSILEDHPNCFRSSDKQGKDVNLFQPAREFLPMIEEVYKSLIENTKEIEGVRVEDNKFCVSVHYRNVEEKSWDTVAQRVEDILKDYPRLRLTHGRKVLEVRPVINWDKGKAVVFLLESLGLSGCDDVLPIYVGDDRTDEDAFKVLRERNCGHGILVSSVPKETNAFYSLRDPSEVMEFLKSLVIWKKSSAL, from the exons ATGGACATAAAATCAAATCACACTGTTCCAGTTCTCACTGATCCTGCACCCCTAAGCAAGTCAAGACTTGGGGTACATTCGAATCTGTTTTCGTACTCGCCACCAGGAGCAGCCTTTTCTCCTAGTCTTCTCCTAACAATACCCAGGAAGAAGACTGGAGTACTTGATGATGTTCGTTCTAGCTCTTGGCTGGATGCCATGAAGGCCTCATCACCTCCGCACAGGAAGATAAATTGCATCAACAACGACTCTCCTACATATGACGTTGATTTTGCTTACCGTACTTGGATG GCCAAACACCCATCAGCTCTCAAATCTTTTGAGCAAATAACAAATATGGCAAAAGGCAAACGAATCGCATTGTTTCTCGATTATGATGGAACTCTTTCGCCAATTGTAGATAACCCTGATTTTGCTTTCATGTCTGATGCT ATGCGGGCTGCCGTAAAAAAGGTGGCAAAATACTTTCCAACTGCAATAATTAGCGGAAGAAGCCGAGACAAG GTATTTAAGTTTGTAGGACTGACAGAACTATATTATGCTGGTAGTCATGGAATGGAAATCATGAGCCCTGTTGAACAATCTATACTAGAGGACCATCCAAATTGTTTTAGGTCTTCTGACAAGCAG GGCAAGGATGTTAACCTGTTCCAGCCTGCACGTGAATTCTTACCTATGATTGAGGAG GTTTATAAATCTCTCATTGAAAATACCAAAGAAATTGAAGGAGTCAGAGTTGAGGACAATAAGTTCTGTGTATCCGTGCACTATCGTAACGTAGAAGAGAAA AGTTGGGACACTGTTGCACAACGCGTAGAGGACATTCTTAAAGATTATCCTCGTCTGCGCTTGACTCATGGGAGAAAG GTTTTGGAGGTGAGACCTGTCATAAACTGGGATAAGGGGAAGGCCGTAGTATTTTTGCTTGAATCACTAG GGCTAAGTGGCTGTGATGATGTGCTCCCAATATACGTTGGAGACGACCGCACCGATGAAGATGCATTTAAG GTTTTGAGAGAGAGAAATTGTGGTCATGGAATTTTAGTCTCTAGTGTCCCCAAAGAGACCAATGCATTTTACTCTCTGAGGGATCCATCTGAG GTGATGGAGTTTCTCAAGTCACTGGTGATATGGAAGAAATCAAGTGCCTTATaa